The Clostridium felsineum DSM 794 region TTGGCATAGCTCCTGCTTTATTAATATTTACTAAATATCAGTATATTAGTACAATTGGTATTTGTATTTCTCTTATATATATAATAAGTGGAAGTTATAGATTGGCAAAATATAATTTGAGTAAGTTTAATGGAGTTTTTAATGGAATTCCAATAACAATTTCAGGTTTAGTTATTACCTTATTTACCTTAGCTGTACCTAGTAATCATGCTTCTTTTATTCTTTCAAATATCTTAACACTTATTTTTGCGTATCTTATGATTTCGGAGTTTAAATTCAAAAAAATATAACTGCATATCACATATAAAAGTAAAAGCCTTACTTGCAATTTAAAACAAGAAGGCTTTTACTTAATTTATAAACGTTCTATAACCTTTTTAAAATCCTCTTTATCCCATATAACTGGCACAGGGTAAGCTGGATTTGCTTCTTTTATGGCTCTACTTATAATCTCCGGAATATCTTTCTTTTTTACAACATTTAAGGTTTCAGGTATTTCCATGTGTTTATTGATTTCTCTAATTTTAAGAATAAAATTTTGGGCTTTTTCTTTTTCTGTTCCTCCAGTAATATTAACAGCCTCACCAAGCTCTGACAATTCCTTATAAATAGCAGTGCCATAAGCTTCAAGCACAACAGGTAATATAACAGAATTTGCCATACCATGAGCTACTTTATAAAGTCCTCCTATAGCATGAGCAATTGCATGAACATAACCCACATACGCTCTAGTAAAAGCCACTCCAGCATAATAAGAAGCTTTTAACATTTCATCACGAACCTTTAAATTACTTCCATCATCATATGCCTTTGTAAGGTTTTCTAATATCATTTTTACAGCACGAAGAGCATACTCTTTAGATTCCTTAGAACCATACTTATTAATATAAGCTTCTACTGCATGTGTAAGGGCATCCATACCTGTTATTGCAGTCATATGTTTAGGAAGTGCTACCGTTAACACTGGATCAAGCACTGCATATTCTGGCATTAAGCACAAATCAGCCACTGCATATTTTCTATGATCCTTGCTATCTGTTACAACTGCTGCTACTGTAGTTTCTGAGCCTGTACCTGCCGTAGTTGGTACAGTATAAAGAGGAGGCAATTTCTTTCTAATTTTTAAAAGTCCAGCCATGTCACTTACACTTTTATTTGGCCTTACTATTCTGGCACCAACAACCTTAGCACAGTCCATAACAGAACCTCCACCTACGGCTATTATTCCTTCACAATTTTCTCTTTTATATGCTTTAACTGCATCTTCAATACATTCAATAGTTGGATCTGGCTGTACATTACTATATATAAAATAAAGTATTCCTTCCTTTTCCATTGTACTAAACAATTCTTTTAAGCTTCCACGTTTAATAAAGCCAGCGCTAGTAACTATCATAACCTTTTTAAGTCCATCCTTTTTCACCTGCTCCGGAAGCTTTAGCAGACTACCCTCACCAGATATAAGCTTTGGCATACGCCAAGGAAGCAGCTTTTGAGCCTTACTAAATATAAATTGATTAGTGCGGTAATACATATTTTTAATTTCCACTCTGAAAATCCCCTTTCTCTACATACAAAATCACCTTAACGTGCATTTTTTTTCAATGGAGCTTGTTAACTTTTTTAAATTTTCTACTGCCCTTTTAAGAGTTAAAAAATAATAACTTTCTACGCCCTTGTTTACATTGTCAACTATTCCTGCTCCTTTTAAAACTTTAAGATGATGTGACACTGCTGGTCTAGATAAGTTAAGTCTTCCTGTTATATCATTTACAATTATACCTTCAGGAAATTCTGATAATATAAGTATGATTTTCTGTCTGTTTTCATCATTTAATACAGAAAATATAGGAAGACATTCTTTAAATACAGACATAATCTCTAAATTTGATTCTTTATTTAAAGCCATATCAAATCTCCTTATGTTTATTAGTTTAATCTTATAAACATATACTACCTCAGCATTTTTTTATTGTCAATATTTCCTAATATAAAAACTTCATTTCAATTATTAAACATTTTAAATAAGGATAGGAATTATATCTTATTCCTATCCTTATTTAAAATTTATATCCTATAAATCTTTTATTTATAAGTATCTATTATAAATCTGATCCCATGAACCAAAGCCGTTTTTTGCATAGTCTATTAAAACTCTGCCATCACTCGTCTTCTCCAATAAATCAGTTTTTCTATCTCCATCAAAATCTCCAGCTACACTTGTTACTGTTGCATTTGCTGAGTGTACATATGCCGCCTTAAATTGAGTATTAGGCAATGCTTGTACAACTAATGCCAATGAAATTAATGATAATATTTTAATTTTTTTCATTCAAAACATCCCTTTCCGATATCATTTATATCATAACACATTATTCATATTTTTCAAGTTTATTGATTATATAGGATATATTTGAAAATAATAATAACTAAATCTAACATAGTATTTATACAATCTAATTCTCAATTAAAAAATCTCACCACCTAGTAAAATAGCTAGTAGTGAGATTTTTTAGTACCAATCTAAATATTAATA contains the following coding sequences:
- the pssA gene encoding CDP-diacylglycerol--serine O-phosphatidyltransferase, giving the protein MLKVYIPNLLTFINLSLGIISIVETFHKNYFVAAALVIIAAIIDRYDGKVARLLNASSELGKELDSLSDLISFGIAPALLIFTKYQYISTIGICISLIYIISGSYRLAKYNLSKFNGVFNGIPITISGLVITLFTLAVPSNHASFILSNILTLIFAYLMISEFKFKKI
- a CDS encoding iron-containing alcohol dehydrogenase, producing the protein MKNMYYRTNQFIFSKAQKLLPWRMPKLISGEGSLLKLPEQVKKDGLKKVMIVTSAGFIKRGSLKELFSTMEKEGILYFIYSNVQPDPTIECIEDAVKAYKRENCEGIIAVGGGSVMDCAKVVGARIVRPNKSVSDMAGLLKIRKKLPPLYTVPTTAGTGSETTVAAVVTDSKDHRKYAVADLCLMPEYAVLDPVLTVALPKHMTAITGMDALTHAVEAYINKYGSKESKEYALRAVKMILENLTKAYDDGSNLKVRDEMLKASYYAGVAFTRAYVGYVHAIAHAIGGLYKVAHGMANSVILPVVLEAYGTAIYKELSELGEAVNITGGTEKEKAQNFILKIREINKHMEIPETLNVVKKKDIPEIISRAIKEANPAYPVPVIWDKEDFKKVIERL
- a CDS encoding ArsR/SmtB family transcription factor, giving the protein MALNKESNLEIMSVFKECLPIFSVLNDENRQKIILILSEFPEGIIVNDITGRLNLSRPAVSHHLKVLKGAGIVDNVNKGVESYYFLTLKRAVENLKKLTSSIEKKCTLR